In the Engraulis encrasicolus isolate BLACKSEA-1 unplaced genomic scaffold, IST_EnEncr_1.0 scaffold_1430_np1212, whole genome shotgun sequence genome, gtgcatgaacgatgccttgccgactgataggcagcatgtagcctgccctagtcgctatcaaaaaactctcacagaagtcccgacataCTACAGCGTCacctgtttggccagctctgcacgcggctgaaacgggcaattatccgcacccgtctgcgtttttgtgtggcaatgtttaatatccgctcaagccatttcgtTTTTCCCCGTGTTTGtgactctcgtgtttaaaatatcctcacgtCATTTTGCTGTGTTTACCGTGCTTGTAGcctaactctctcgtccgttgcaaaactcgcctggttgagaacacaaaactcgctggcacatgtgaactcggatagttgagcgaagtcgaacattctattctgaaacgtcgggctgtgaacgaggaagggggagaaagctacggtagttcagcggagttgaaggaatgaccgcatcgacacgttttattgtgtgatgatgggccactactgtagaatgactattcattttatgtccattaaaacggttgtttggtaattgattttgttctactgatggctggtcgcaccggtgcgcctaaaaatattttttaggcgcaccattgaaaaaaatgggcgcatatgcgaccaaattggtcgcactctggagccctggctGACAGGCtataactcaaaatagcgaacatggcgagactgacacgtcattcgcaaattacaagcgtcatgtaaacggcgcatggatcggaaaatcagatcattgttgatgcagatattattataaatggtgaaaatgaaggagggaattccaaaaagttaaagacaagtaaagatgccttattttggtgcagcagctgtgcagagccagcacctaggctacatgcaggcagcgcaggtgtaaaggcgaaatggttgcgtgaggaatttaatatctctggatcggttttttgatcggcatgtttttccgatcaccgatcaggctatttttggccattatcggccgatcatgatcggctgccgagcaatcggagcacctctacacaCAACTCACAACAAAGGACCAATTTTAGGTTTACCTCCTGGTGGCCATGTAGGCTTTTTGGTGGCCGTCTTGGATCCTGAACAAATGGTGCAAAATTTTATTTTAGTCATTACAGTCCAAAAGTACCATAATCTGTTGAGGAAACATTGAGCGGGAAAATTATGAGGTAGTGAATTTTTCAAACCCTCCTTCTGCATTTGTCAGGTGCCTGTCTCTTCAAAAAAGCCAAACATGCAAGACTTTGGTAAATATATTTTACCTGAGTGATGGGAAATGGTGTAGCTTGCTTAACTTGAGGTTATGTGATTGTCTGGTTGTCAGGAAACGTGTTATTGCATTTAGGAAAGGTATTGCATTATGTGATTCTTCTTTGCTTTGGTGGTAAAAATATTTGATGGAAGTAAAAAGTTGGTAAATTCAACTTCGAATATCTGGTATTAGTAGTGAGATCTATTCTGTAGTAAATTTTGTGTCTTCCGTGAACTGTAGGGATATGACCACATGCACACAGGGGATTTTGAGTCAAGCCCAGCTACGTAACTTCACTTACAACATCTCAAAGTAGGTTTTCAGATTTGTTTAAATATAGCGTAATCCATCTAATGTCTGGCCATTAAAATGTTGACATTAAgttgctatttgtgtgtgtttatggtttgTAGGGAAGTGTATGACCCAGAATTCTTGGCCAGACCTAATGCAGCCACCAGTGATCTGACAATTCAGTACGATTATTTTGAATTACTTTGCCCTTTGCTGGTGTATCATGATATGCCATGGATGCCAAGATTTGAACTGTAAGTAAGATCTGGTGTAGCCaatcaaatacataaatacacagtgtTGAATCTCAGTTAGAATCTCAGTTAGAATGTGCAAACCGTCgttgtccagcagaaaccttgtctctccacttttcttttactattgttttatatttgctctttattcagtataaaatattaataagtattactggtcagtctccatgggtatacaGTGATATGAGTAAGTTTggacacccttttggaaaatcattagaTCAGTTTTTATCTGGTagagcttttgaagcagcaactTCATTTCGACATGTATTAAACTGTAGGAAAGACAAACATTTCAGTTGTAAAATCACTTTAATTGGTGTAACAGAAATGTTGTGTAGATATAAACAAAAATAGACTTGTGCACAAATACGGGCACCCCAATGAAGATATACCATTAATATTagagctgggtaaaataatcgagttaatcgataatcgatcgaatcgaatcgaaattcacataatcgattcacagggcacaaaatcgatttttttggttctttttctttttgttctttttgtttaatttaggtctttggaaaatacccaggtattagtcaattaggcctaggcctacttattacaaattagcaatctgttaacactgtcaagtcacagccctttgacatttttatataagaataggcaacagcatcttttgggggaaatcctggcaccaagaagggaacggattgaatcgattcggaatgaattgaatcaaatctaatttaatcgtgattaatcgattcaaagccctaagaatcgaaatagaatcgatacaggaacatggctgcgatacccagccctaattaaTATCAAgcagagctcacctttgctgatctaatgacCTGTGGATCCTTGCTACATAAACAGACAAGACCCAACAGTCTGGTACTACTGAAT is a window encoding:
- the LOC134442293 gene encoding cation channel sperm-associated auxiliary subunit delta-like, producing MTTCTQGILSQAQLRNFTYNISKEVYDPEFLARPNAATSDLTIQYDYFELLCPLLVYHDMPWMPRFELWEDDTFVEYVKADFVLREIHGMHNYQYLQTAKKAKCVSQPQDWNLCTSLCQAMCGTE